The genomic interval AGTTTTTAATCTCATATGGTAGGTTTGAAGATTAAGAACAGCAATAATTCTTGAAAGAATTGTAATGTCTTCACCATTTGAAGTACACAAATTAAGCAGAGTCATCTTACCCAGAGATTCTTTCGGGAGGTTAACTTTAAAAGCTGCTTCAGTTTTGAGCTGTTCAACTTTGTTGTCAAGACTGAAATTATCTAGCTTCACCGTCGAAAATGTTTGTGGAGTTAATCGCACCCCCAAGATTAATTTAGtactcatatttttcaacttttcacgAGTATTTCACTACTAGTAGTATCAGACTTTCGTCAAGGCTTTGTTGTGTTGCAGTTGGCGGACCACTTGTCACTTGTCAGTTCCACACTGCGACGTCACTAGTGGCGGGAAGCTAccattttcgaaatatcactTTTTCCAAATCGCTATTCTCCCACATAATTCTCGAAATGTAGAATGTCCGAACGGTCGACACGCTATATTTAGGCTTCACACAATCTGAATGGAATATTCATTACATCAGTGTGGAATCTTTCTAGATGCTCCTCATAGTACATTCAAGGAACTTCAACAAAAGTGATGGCTGTTCCCATCtggttttttcactttcaggCTTAGTCCATAAATCTATTTTCACACAATAAGCGACCTAAGTGCAAAGGGTGCATAGGAACATCTGATGGCCTGGATGTCGAAGTTCCTTGTAGGTACACACATCATACATTGATGGACAGCGATTGTCTCGGGGAGTTGTGGGTGGAGTCTCTTAAATTGTTGTACCGCCTTTAATAAATGCTTCGTAGCAGGGTGACATCACAGCGATGGAGGCAAATCGCGTATGTGTCTTAGGTCTCAATGCGATAACCCAGCTGCCACGTGCCAACGTTGCTATGTCGGGGCATGTTCTCCTACGAACGAAAGACTCGACTGTGACCCGGCCAGGGGACACAGCGAAGCCCTCCAACAAACGGCAACGACCTCCATACGTGATTCAACCAtgtcatacatatgtacaacatTTATGCAAAGCTCGATTTATAGAGCCCTGGAGAGTACCGCGGCGGTGCTCTGGATCATGTGAACTTCGGAGGCTATATCAACTTATATTAGCGCGCTACGTAAACCTACCCAGCCACATTTCTTTCGTTCACCTTATGGAACAAGTCAAGTTATGATAAACTGAAACAGTTTATTGCATACGATTGAGCTTTCGGGTTTCCAGTTGCCCTTGTCAATCCAACTCTAATCAATCGCCGAGCCTTATGGACGTTCTAAGTCTTTGCTCACAAATCGATATTTCAATGAAGTGTTTACAAAATCGTCGGTGGTTGATTGCTTTTGCTATTGTTCCACGTGTATAAATGGTATTGTACCTTCAGTCGACGATATGTCTCGTGTACGCGTTGCGTTTCGAGTGCAAAAATCtcgtcaaaaatgattaaGTTACGACCGATGGTTACAGGGTGATCATAATGAACCAGTATACATGCACATAGTTGTTATCGTCCATCGGCCATTCCAACTGATTCTCGCCATCCAAATAACAACGTAATTCAGTCTCAACCATATTTAGGTCTGGACAACTTGGAATCTTCTACTTGCGATTTAACTCAGCAATGGATAGTAATGACGAaatgacgaaatgaaatactcaggcgtttgaaataattttgaacgGTACATTCAATGTATTTGCGTGGTATAGGATGACTATGCGTGTATATTGTCAATTCTGTTATTAGCCCAGGCAGATTGGCGAGTCGATCGCGATGGTACAGCATAAATTGGCAATGAGCTCCGGTTACTTCGTGGTCTCCTGATATGTTGCGCGACCACCAGACATCTTGCGGTCCGCACGGATTCTCTGGACGACGCAGGGCGTCGTACGCGCCAAAACAAAATGATGGGAGTACAAGAATTGTATGTGAAGTTCGTGGACTCCTACACCTTCGTctagattttttaaaatggtGCAAAGCTCGCTTGTGGCATGGTAGAGGGTCGTGGAAGTTCGGTACTTCCAATTCGTCTACCGTATCCAGAATTCTAGCTCGATTGGTTGGATTATTGATGCTCTCTGCGCACTCGACACGAAACCTTACCTCACCTTTCACCAGGGTTCCATAAGGTGTTCATGGTTCGCCACCCctatttcaaaatcaatcgaacCTAGGGGCGTAGGAGCTACGGTCTCACTGATGATACCTTGGCACCGGGGTTCAAACAGGACCACGTGACGTTAGTACTGCGTAATTTTCCAACCCGCCATCTAGTGTTTTACTTTAAAGGTGAAGGTCCACGTGACTACAAAAAACATTGACGATTTGGCATTTGGCGTCAGAAGGCCGCCACTGTACGGAGCTGGATTCAATACGGAGCTTCGGTGTAACGCGATGACTTAATTACTTGGTCTTTGTGCTATCCAAACATTCTCAAAACCGCTTCATCGTCACGGAATAAAATGGGAGATTCGGAAGAAGATACATTCTGCAAGAAGATGCGGAAAGCTACCCGAGACATTCATGCTGTCAGCGATGCGCTGGTTAATGCGAAGTTAGCCTTTGGTGAGGAACGAAATTAGGTTCTTTAGCGGGACGTTGaaactcttcaatttttatctacTTTTTGTATCGAGCTTGATAATCGGGTACTACAAAAGTTAATTAGAATTTGGTTTTCTTTGGGGCGTTTATCTTGATCCCTTGTTGCTCCAAATGGGCGTGTACAAGCCTCGTAAACATAGAAAATcgagttaatttttcatttttatctaccAATGGCTTCTTTAATGTCAATGCATGCCATAATCCGTTCTAATAAGTCCtagtcaaaaaattatttattcaagatCGATGAAACATTCAAACCGTAATAACATTGCTTAATGTTTTTCAACAGCATTCTCAGACAGTGGAGTATGGGCAGATGGCTTACTAGTATTCTATGAGATTTTTCGGTATTTGGAAGGAGCAATGATCCGATTAAAAAACACAAAAGTTGGTTCCCTGAGACTCCCTGGTATTCAAAGAACTGAAGCGTTTGAACTGGATCTCGAATATTATCTAGGAAAAGGATGGATGAAGAATTACACCCCCAGGTATAAATGAAATCGTTTTGAACTTTATAATTCAATGTCTCAGTTCATGGGGCAACGTGATTGAATTTAATCGCCATTTCAGGGACAGTGTTGTGAGATACCTAATGCGACTTCGTCAACTTGAAGACGCCGATCCAAATCAACTAATGGCGTATATATATCATTTGTACATGGGTTTACTGAGCGGCGgaataattttacgaaaaaaaaggcaactGATGAGAAAGCTATCGCCATTCAAAGACGTTCCTTTGGGTGGTGATTGCGTAACAGATTTTGGCGACTACAATGTTTTTCAACTAAAACGTGACTTGCGAAATACAATGAACGATATAGCGGATACGTTGGATGAGGATACGAAGAACAAGTTGATAGAAGAAAGTAAAACTGTATATGCActtaataatgaaataataaggAGCGTCAGGGGTGCAGGGCCGGTCGTGATTAAGAAAGTTATATATTTCGTAAGCGTATTCGTTTTTGTACTCTTCATATTCTTCGTCCTATTCAAGTAAT from Athalia rosae chromosome 1, iyAthRosa1.1, whole genome shotgun sequence carries:
- the LOC105692954 gene encoding uncharacterized protein LOC105692954, coding for MGDSEEDTFCKKMRKATRDIHAVSDALVNAKLAFAFSDSGVWADGLLVFYEIFRYLEGAMIRLKNTKVGSLRLPGIQRTEAFELDLEYYLGKGWMKNYTPRDSVVRYLMRLRQLEDADPNQLMAYIYHLYMGLLSGGIILRKKRQLMRKLSPFKDVPLGGDCVTDFGDYNVFQLKRDLRNTMNDIADTLDEDTKNKLIEESKTVYALNNEIIRSVRGAGPVVIKKVIYFVSVFVFVLFIFFVLFK